From the genome of Solibacillus sp. FSL H8-0538:
ATTGTTTCTTTTTCTAGTGAAGAGGCTGGAGCATATCCTAGCCCGTCCTTATTTTCTGTCTGAATAACTGCACCACAGCCAATACAATTTGGCATTTCTATCATTACTGTTCCTCCTTAGTAAGACACATCTCGTCTAAAATAAAACGCGATGATGTCCTTACTTATGGAAGAATAAGAAGAAGCACCTTCTTATTCCTCCCAAGTTTTAATACCTTTTCGTTTTAAATCATTAAATACACGTCGTTCTACAAATCGGTTGAAAAGCGTAACAAAACCGTCCGATTCCGCAACCGGTCGAACTAAAAATGTATAAAGCTTTTGACGTTTCGCACCGAGTACATCGGTTAATAATTGATCGCCAACCATTGCTACCTCATTTCGTTTTAGACGAAGTTGCACTAAGCCAGCATAGTACGCTGCCCCTAATGGTTTTTTGGCACGGTGAATATACGGGATGCCCAGTGGTTCAGCAAACCGTTTAACGCGATCTTCATTATTATTTGACGCGATAATAATACGAATACCTGCTGCCTGTAATTCCTGCATCCACGTAGCAATTTCTGCTGTCGCATCTACACGATCCCATTCGACTAACGTATTATCTAAATCGGTAATAATGCCGCGAATGCCATTTGCTTGTAATTTTTCAGGTGTAATTTCAAATACACTATTAACAAATTCGTTAGGTAATAAAAAATTATACAAAATCGTGACCCCTTAAACCAAATTTTATTACACTATTATAACATAGTTGCGAATGCTTCTCCCATTCTGATTGCACAGCCTTGCTTGACATTTTTCGAAAATGTGACGGATTGTGGCTCAAATAGCATGACAACCGTGGAACCGAATGAAAAATAGCCGACCTCATCGCCCTTATTCCATTGTTCCGTTGTATTCGTCAGCTTTATAGAATTAACAAATGTCGCCCCTACTTTAATGAATGCCGCAAGCGTATTTTCTGCATACTCGATTTCACTAATCATACGGTAGTTTTGGCTAATTGGCTTTTTACCATATGCTAGCCCCCACTGATTCACCGGATATGATTTTTGACCAAGTATGTATTGACGGACTACATGTGCGTCAATTGGACTATGAATGCGGTGGTAATCAGCTGGACTCAAGTAAAACACGATAAACTTGCCATCTCGATAGCGGGCTGATTGCACCTCACTTCCAAGCAAATCTAGTAAAGAATACGGTTTATTTTTAACATAAAATGTCATGCCGTCCACAATATCTCCATATGCTTCTACCTTGCCATCCACGGGACTTGCAAAAACATTGTGTCCTTGTGCAATTGTTCGCGCCTCTTGCTTCAGTGTACGAACAAAGAAATCATGCAAACTAGAAAAACTATCGATTTTATTTGAAACCTCTTCTATATTAATTCCGTATACTTTACTATAGCTACGGATAAACTTTTTACTAAATGTCGATTGCGCAACTGCTTGTAGTAGCTTTGAACTTGTTTCGCCATTGGTTAGTTCAATTAAGCTTTGATATACTTTTTCTTTCATCTAGTCACCTCCATCTAATAATAAAACTAAATTATATAATTTAAATACGACGATGAAAAGAAAATCTTGCTTTTTTCAAACAGATACCAATTTTTCTTGTTTCGAAGTATAATAGACTTATCTTAATGTGCAAAGGAGTGTTTTCCAATGTTTCTTCTCCACAAGGTCGATTCGACTGTGAAGAAAATGAAATCGCACGCTGCCAACTTAATCACAATGTGTAACATGTCTTTTGGTGGAGCTTCTATAATGGCGACACTAAACGAATCATATAACTACGCTGTCCTTTTTATTTTTATTGCTGCTTTTTTAGATCGTTATGACGGTAAGGTTGCACGTAAGTTTAATCAGGAATCCGAGCTAGGTAAACAGTTGGATTCAATGGGTGATATTATTTCATTCGGTGTTGCACCAGCATTACTTATGTATGAATTTGTATTAGTTGATTTCGGTGTTGCGGGTATGTTTATGACCGTGCTTTATATTGCATGTGGGGCGTTACGCTTAGCGCGATTTAATGTGATGGAGTCGACAGGCTATTTTGTTGGCCTACCGATTACAGCTGCTGGTACGCTACTCACGTTTTCATTTTTCCTTACTCATGTACTATCACCGGTAGTGTATATGTTCCTGTTCTTCATTTTGGCCATCTTAATGGTCAGTACATTTACTCTAAAAAAAGTATAGTGCTTGTAAAAAAACTCAATTTCCACTCTAAAAGTTTAGTGAGCCCTGCTCATTATTCTTTTTTTCATTTCCACGCAGTTTTCGTCATATACTGTCGAAAAGATGAAAGGATGTCGCCGTTGAGTGGGATTGTTACGTCTCTTCTCCAGCTTTGGCTTGAACTCCCAACACTACTCGGCTATTTAAAGGGGCAGGCATTTTATAAGCCGTTTTCACGCGATGAGGAGGCACTCGCCATTGAAGCCTTTATAGGGGGTGATGAGCAGGCTCGGCTCGATTTAATCGAACGGAATATGCGACTAGTGGCACATGTCGTAAAAAAATTCCATCCATCCCATGAACAGCTAGATGATTATATCTCCATTGGTACAATTGGTTTAATGAAGGCTGTGAGCAGTTATACGCCCGATAAAAAAACGAGGCTAGCTACTTATGCCGCGCGCTGTAT
Proteins encoded in this window:
- a CDS encoding YqeG family HAD IIIA-type phosphatase, which gives rise to MLYNFLLPNEFVNSVFEITPEKLQANGIRGIITDLDNTLVEWDRVDATAEIATWMQELQAAGIRIIIASNNNEDRVKRFAEPLGIPYIHRAKKPLGAAYYAGLVQLRLKRNEVAMVGDQLLTDVLGAKRQKLYTFLVRPVAESDGFVTLFNRFVERRVFNDLKRKGIKTWEE
- a CDS encoding phosphatidylserine decarboxylase, yielding MKEKVYQSLIELTNGETSSKLLQAVAQSTFSKKFIRSYSKVYGINIEEVSNKIDSFSSLHDFFVRTLKQEARTIAQGHNVFASPVDGKVEAYGDIVDGMTFYVKNKPYSLLDLLGSEVQSARYRDGKFIVFYLSPADYHRIHSPIDAHVVRQYILGQKSYPVNQWGLAYGKKPISQNYRMISEIEYAENTLAAFIKVGATFVNSIKLTNTTEQWNKGDEVGYFSFGSTVVMLFEPQSVTFSKNVKQGCAIRMGEAFATML
- the pssA gene encoding CDP-diacylglycerol--serine O-phosphatidyltransferase is translated as MFLLHKVDSTVKKMKSHAANLITMCNMSFGGASIMATLNESYNYAVLFIFIAAFLDRYDGKVARKFNQESELGKQLDSMGDIISFGVAPALLMYEFVLVDFGVAGMFMTVLYIACGALRLARFNVMESTGYFVGLPITAAGTLLTFSFFLTHVLSPVVYMFLFFILAILMVSTFTLKKV